One stretch of Tepiditoga spiralis DNA includes these proteins:
- a CDS encoding AAA family ATPase: MKKRLPIGRSDFKSLIDDNMYFVDKSMLIKEVIESGDVLLITRPRRFGKTLSQSMMKYFFDITQNNEHLFKNLKIYKEKNIIEKHLNKHPVIYITFKDLKSNNLKKMHDLLAMELSSLYIDHKYVLNVLDEEEKSVYKSITSETADDAKYENSIRNLSKYMERYYGKKVIILIDEYDTPIQQAYLYGYYDEIISLIGNLFGMALKDNVYLEKAVLTGITRVSKESIFTGVNNLEVSTVLNELFNDKYGLTKEEVEETLKYYELEYEESEVIDWYNGYNFGGVEIYNPFSIVTLAKNKGKIRPYWMNTSGNYLVKQLIKQGSAELKDKIEKLINGEEIESTINETMVYGDLNNNLEESVWTLFLFSGYLKWTKNINHDYERYTLKIPNKEVKIFYNKTVVSMLEEERIKLNNILINLINGHIEEFKEDFQKLTINTLSYFDVSGEEPERFYHGLILGMSVGLKEKYIIKSNRETGLGRADVILIPKDKTDKGIIIEFKKFYKNEKTLLNSAKNGLKQINEKRYEEEIKSYGINDIIKVSIAFDKKEVEIVSNLDKEEKLTEIEKVAKNMIENGVDIEFISKMTNLSIEKIKKLKGSIKNFV, encoded by the coding sequence ATGAAAAAAAGACTTCCAATAGGAAGAAGTGACTTTAAATCATTAATAGATGACAATATGTATTTTGTAGATAAAAGTATGTTAATCAAAGAAGTTATTGAAAGTGGAGACGTTCTATTAATAACAAGACCAAGAAGGTTTGGGAAAACTCTCAGTCAATCCATGATGAAGTACTTTTTTGATATTACTCAAAACAACGAACACCTCTTTAAAAATTTAAAGATATACAAAGAAAAAAATATAATAGAAAAACATTTAAATAAACATCCAGTTATATACATCACCTTTAAAGATTTAAAGTCTAATAACTTAAAAAAGATGCATGACTTATTAGCCATGGAACTTTCATCTTTATACATTGATCATAAGTATGTTTTAAATGTTTTGGATGAAGAAGAAAAATCAGTATATAAATCAATAACTTCAGAAACGGCGGATGATGCAAAGTATGAAAACTCTATAAGAAACTTATCAAAGTATATGGAAAGATACTATGGTAAAAAGGTAATAATATTAATAGATGAATACGATACTCCCATTCAACAAGCTTACTTATACGGATACTATGATGAAATAATATCTTTAATTGGTAACTTATTTGGCATGGCTTTAAAAGACAATGTATACCTTGAAAAAGCAGTTCTTACTGGTATAACAAGAGTTTCTAAAGAAAGTATCTTTACTGGTGTGAATAACTTAGAAGTTTCTACTGTATTAAATGAACTATTCAATGATAAGTATGGTTTAACTAAAGAAGAAGTTGAAGAAACATTGAAGTATTATGAACTTGAATATGAAGAAAGTGAAGTTATAGATTGGTACAATGGTTATAATTTTGGTGGTGTTGAAATTTACAATCCTTTTTCTATAGTAACTCTTGCAAAGAATAAAGGTAAAATAAGACCATATTGGATGAATACGAGTGGAAACTACTTAGTTAAACAATTAATAAAACAAGGAAGTGCTGAATTAAAAGATAAAATTGAAAAACTAATAAATGGTGAAGAAATTGAAAGTACAATAAATGAAACTATGGTTTATGGAGACTTAAATAACAACTTAGAAGAGTCTGTATGGACATTATTTTTATTCAGCGGATATTTAAAATGGACAAAAAATATAAATCATGATTATGAAAGATATACTTTAAAGATACCAAATAAAGAAGTAAAAATATTTTATAATAAAACTGTAGTATCTATGCTTGAAGAAGAAAGAATAAAGCTCAATAATATATTAATAAATTTAATAAATGGACATATAGAAGAGTTTAAAGAAGACTTTCAAAAATTAACTATTAATACATTGAGTTACTTTGATGTTAGCGGAGAAGAACCAGAAAGATTTTATCATGGACTAATACTTGGAATGAGCGTTGGTTTGAAAGAAAAGTATATAATAAAGAGTAATAGAGAAACAGGACTTGGAAGAGCAGATGTTATTTTAATTCCAAAAGATAAAACAGATAAAGGAATAATAATAGAGTTTAAAAAGTTTTATAAAAACGAAAAAACACTATTAAATAGTGCTAAAAATGGATTGAAACAAATAAATGAAAAAAGGTATGAAGAAGAGATAAAAAGTTATGGAATAAATGATATAATAAAAGTTTCGATAGCTTTTGATAAAAAAGAGGTTGAAATTGTTAGTAATTTAGATAAAGAAGAAAAATTAACAGAGATAGAAAAAGTAGCAAAGAACATGATTGAAAATGGAGTTGATATAGAATTTATATCTAAAATGACAAATTTATCTATTGAAAAGATAAAAAAATTAAAAGGTAGCATAAAAAATTTTGTGTAA
- a CDS encoding GNAT family N-acetyltransferase — translation MLKGNKIRLRAYKREELKLVMEFINDEDVTKFLRPGVPFPFRYEDEIKFYESLNPMSTSSYSFAIELLETEKYIGGCGINEIDWKNSVATVGIFLGKPYWNKGYGTEALKILVDFIFNEMNINKVKLNVYSFNERAIKSYKKVGFVVEGRLRQEIFKEGKYYDEIIMGILRSEYKI, via the coding sequence ATGTTAAAAGGAAATAAAATAAGGTTAAGAGCCTACAAAAGAGAAGAATTAAAACTTGTTATGGAATTTATTAATGATGAAGATGTAACTAAATTTTTAAGACCTGGTGTTCCATTTCCTTTTAGATATGAAGATGAAATTAAATTTTATGAAAGTTTAAATCCTATGAGTACGTCAAGTTATTCCTTTGCAATAGAATTATTGGAGACAGAAAAATATATTGGTGGTTGTGGTATAAATGAAATTGATTGGAAAAATTCAGTAGCAACAGTTGGAATATTTTTGGGTAAACCCTATTGGAATAAAGGTTATGGAACAGAAGCTTTAAAGATCTTAGTTGATTTTATTTTCAATGAAATGAATATTAATAAAGTAAAATTAAACGTATATAGTTTTAATGAAAGAGCTATAAAGTCATATAAAAAAGTTGGTTTTGTAGTAGAAGGTAGATTAAGACAAGAAATATTTAAAGAAGGAAAATATTATGATGAAATAATAATGGGAATTTTAAGAAGTGAATATAAAATATAA
- a CDS encoding type II secretion system F family protein translates to MKKLYEVFVYDKLLKTSYKTYFIGKNDQEFFGFLSYDFKIINIKVVNLIFGSKVLSTSSMKFLTSNLYILLDSGVSLLDALSFVIMNNEVDSLLRGVLFKSYLILRKGSDLKTSFTFKEYDDYFIYSISICKNKSSFINVLKSLSNYYENVELTRSTLSKSTLYPFMVLTSILFLLTFLKLYFLPKISLLLNTTITFRFSTFMLVSFLFLNLSFFIIFILSKKNDIYVSKIPFLKNFYKNYLFYKFSRDINLLIHNGLSLYYAFNIVISNINSNYLALKFTNIAVMLESGFDIINAFSEIKDIPEFALAFSLTEKTGNSKELFNYLEKFFYQKFTLFVDKVYKLIEPFFLLILSIIVASLTYELYTNIFLNGVDLSEL, encoded by the coding sequence TTGAAAAAGCTTTACGAGGTTTTTGTTTATGATAAACTTTTAAAAACCTCTTATAAAACTTATTTTATAGGAAAAAATGATCAAGAATTCTTTGGGTTTTTAAGTTATGATTTTAAGATTATAAACATTAAAGTTGTTAATTTAATTTTTGGTTCAAAAGTTTTATCAACATCTTCAATGAAATTTTTAACTAGTAATTTATATATACTTTTAGATTCTGGTGTATCTTTATTGGATGCCTTATCTTTTGTTATTATGAATAATGAAGTTGATAGTTTACTGCGTGGAGTATTGTTTAAAAGTTATTTGATTCTTAGAAAAGGTTCTGATTTAAAAACATCCTTTACTTTTAAAGAATATGATGATTATTTTATTTATAGTATCAGCATATGTAAGAATAAATCTTCTTTTATAAATGTTCTTAAGTCTTTATCTAATTATTATGAAAATGTTGAACTTACACGTTCAACATTGAGTAAATCTACATTATATCCTTTCATGGTTTTAACTTCTATCTTATTTTTATTAACCTTTTTAAAACTTTATTTTCTACCTAAAATTTCTTTACTTTTAAATACTACTATAACTTTTAGATTTTCAACCTTTATGTTGGTATCTTTTTTATTTCTAAATTTATCTTTTTTTATTATTTTTATTTTATCAAAAAAGAATGATATTTATGTTTCAAAAATACCTTTTTTAAAGAACTTTTATAAAAATTATTTATTTTATAAGTTTTCAAGAGATATAAATCTTTTAATACATAATGGATTATCTTTATATTATGCTTTTAATATTGTTATATCAAATATAAACTCAAATTATTTAGCATTAAAATTTACTAACATTGCTGTAATGCTTGAATCTGGATTTGATATTATAAATGCTTTTTCTGAAATAAAAGATATACCTGAATTTGCTTTAGCATTTTCTTTAACTGAAAAAACAGGTAATAGCAAAGAGTTATTTAATTATTTGGAAAAATTTTTTTATCAAAAATTTACTTTATTTGTTGATAAAGTTTATAAGTTAATAGAACCATTTTTTTTGTTAATTCTTTCAATAATAGTAGCTTCACTTACATATGAACTATATACCAATATTTTTTTAAATGGAGTTGATTTGAGTGAATTATAA
- the amrB gene encoding AmmeMemoRadiSam system protein B: MIRRARFSGSFYPQNIEKLNELMNFYYDNIKLCNKYSEPIGIIVPHAGYIYSGKIAALAYKKIFNTSNFKRVFLIGPNHSGIGSNISIYDEGSWETPYGKIKVDTKIAKKIIETLNINNDISAHYYEHSLEVQLPFLQYVLKDNFSIVPITLKDQSFLTVKNIAKVLKPLLKKGDLIIASTDLNHYEKQEITYEKDLKIIKAIEQKDVEDLYIQIETNDITMCGYGAVGILLNLEFKDVNILGHTTSGDVTYDYSSVVGYMSAILKNSV, translated from the coding sequence ATGATTAGAAGAGCAAGATTTTCTGGAAGTTTTTATCCCCAAAATATTGAAAAATTAAATGAATTAATGAATTTTTATTATGATAATATAAAATTGTGCAATAAATATTCCGAACCAATAGGAATAATAGTTCCTCATGCTGGGTATATTTATTCTGGAAAAATAGCAGCTTTAGCTTATAAAAAAATTTTTAATACTTCTAATTTTAAAAGAGTGTTTTTAATAGGACCAAATCATAGTGGAATAGGAAGTAATATTTCAATATACGATGAAGGTAGTTGGGAAACTCCATATGGAAAAATAAAAGTTGATACTAAAATAGCAAAAAAAATAATAGAAACACTTAATATAAATAATGATATATCAGCACATTATTATGAACATAGTCTTGAAGTTCAATTACCATTTTTACAGTATGTATTAAAAGATAATTTTAGTATAGTACCCATAACCTTAAAAGATCAAAGTTTTTTAACTGTAAAAAATATTGCAAAAGTTTTAAAACCACTTTTGAAAAAAGGTGACTTAATAATAGCCTCTACTGATTTGAATCACTATGAAAAACAAGAAATAACTTATGAAAAAGATTTAAAAATAATTAAAGCAATTGAACAGAAAGATGTTGAGGATTTATATATACAAATTGAAACAAATGATATAACAATGTGTGGATATGGAGCTGTAGGTATTTTATTAAATTTAGAATTTAAAGATGTGAACATACTTGGACATACTACAAGTGGAGATGTTACTTATGATTATTCTAGTGTTGTAGGGTATATGTCTGCAATTTTAAAAAATAGTGTATAA
- a CDS encoding Asp23/Gls24 family envelope stress response protein — protein sequence MVVQTEFGSVNIKSEVIQDIVYKAVLESYGTVDTGKQGFFDKIANLLTREETKGVNVLEEEGRIIVNLDLVLEYGLPVKKVAENTQENVYHRIESMLNFDDVIVNVNIAGLKF from the coding sequence ATGGTAGTTCAAACTGAATTTGGATCAGTTAATATTAAATCTGAAGTAATTCAAGATATAGTATATAAAGCTGTTTTAGAATCTTATGGTACTGTAGATACTGGAAAACAAGGTTTTTTTGACAAAATAGCTAATCTTTTGACAAGAGAAGAAACAAAAGGAGTTAATGTTTTAGAAGAAGAAGGAAGAATTATTGTTAATTTAGATTTGGTATTGGAATATGGTCTTCCAGTAAAAAAAGTAGCTGAAAATACACAAGAAAATGTTTATCATAGAATAGAATCCATGTTAAATTTTGACGATGTCATTGTTAATGTAAATATAGCTGGGTTAAAGTTTTAA
- a CDS encoding DAK2 domain-containing protein, translated as MLKRILEGKDIYIGVKKAAEELVKNRDEINALNVFPVPDGDTGSNMSAAMLEACDWMDKVKDPNNPKEVLKILRDGLLMGARGNSGVILSQIFRGFTESLETKKRITTKDFIEALKNAKEVAYQAVIKPVEGTMLTLIRKLAERSEKELADEKDFLIFTEKMMKIAYEIVEETPKYLKKLREANVVDAGAKGVYYIFKGITDAIHGDTEVNIEKLEKADSAEISNIAYEELKYQYCTECVLKLKNEEISKKELEELRAFLEEMGDSIVSVHQGEFLKTHIHTNHPGTVFEKFLEYGEFLKVKVDNMKIQHEHVVETKKTKKEESYPERNWGIVAVSPGKGISEIFKSLGVSKVIFGGQTMNPSVKDITDAIEEIPYEKIILLPNNPNIIMTAEKAAEMTEKEIIVLPTKYIQEGVSSLLGFQDDLEKEELKTSMEEYMKSIVPIQVTYAVRDSEINGEPVKKGEYLIFTGKELSAHGKNMYKETQNILLNLIEEGYEIITIFYGDEAKEKDVQKMANKIMEKNHDVEIEIHQGGQQHYPLLISLE; from the coding sequence TTGTTGAAGAGAATTCTTGAAGGTAAAGATATATATATTGGGGTAAAAAAAGCGGCTGAAGAATTAGTAAAAAATAGAGATGAAATAAATGCATTAAATGTTTTTCCAGTCCCAGATGGAGATACAGGTTCAAACATGAGTGCAGCAATGCTTGAAGCATGTGATTGGATGGATAAAGTAAAAGATCCAAACAATCCAAAAGAAGTATTAAAAATTTTAAGAGATGGACTTTTAATGGGAGCAAGAGGTAATTCTGGAGTTATACTTTCACAAATTTTTAGAGGATTTACAGAGTCTCTTGAAACTAAAAAAAGAATAACAACAAAAGATTTTATAGAAGCTTTAAAAAATGCAAAAGAAGTTGCATATCAAGCTGTTATAAAACCAGTTGAAGGAACTATGCTTACACTAATAAGAAAATTAGCAGAAAGATCAGAAAAAGAATTAGCAGATGAAAAAGATTTTTTAATTTTTACTGAAAAAATGATGAAAATAGCCTATGAAATAGTAGAAGAAACACCAAAATACTTAAAAAAATTAAGAGAAGCAAATGTAGTTGATGCAGGAGCTAAAGGTGTTTATTATATATTTAAAGGAATAACAGATGCAATACATGGAGATACAGAAGTTAATATTGAAAAATTAGAAAAAGCAGATTCTGCAGAAATTTCTAATATAGCATATGAAGAATTAAAGTATCAATACTGTACAGAATGTGTATTAAAATTAAAAAATGAAGAAATATCAAAAAAAGAATTGGAAGAATTAAGAGCATTTCTTGAAGAAATGGGAGATTCAATAGTATCAGTTCATCAAGGAGAGTTTTTAAAAACACACATACATACTAATCATCCAGGAACTGTTTTCGAAAAATTTCTTGAATATGGTGAATTTTTAAAAGTAAAAGTAGACAATATGAAAATACAACATGAACATGTTGTAGAAACTAAAAAAACAAAAAAAGAAGAAAGCTATCCAGAAAGAAATTGGGGAATTGTAGCAGTTTCACCTGGTAAAGGAATTTCAGAAATATTTAAAAGTTTAGGTGTAAGTAAAGTTATATTTGGTGGACAAACAATGAATCCAAGTGTTAAAGATATAACAGATGCTATAGAAGAAATTCCATATGAAAAAATAATATTATTGCCAAACAATCCCAATATAATAATGACTGCAGAAAAAGCAGCAGAAATGACAGAAAAAGAAATAATTGTTTTACCAACTAAATATATTCAAGAAGGAGTTTCATCATTGTTGGGATTTCAAGATGACTTAGAAAAAGAAGAATTGAAGACATCAATGGAAGAATATATGAAATCAATAGTACCAATTCAAGTTACTTATGCAGTTAGAGACTCTGAAATAAATGGAGAACCAGTAAAAAAAGGAGAATATTTAATATTTACAGGTAAAGAATTGAGTGCTCATGGAAAAAATATGTATAAAGAAACACAAAATATTTTATTAAATTTAATAGAAGAAGGTTATGAAATAATAACTATATTCTATGGAGATGAAGCAAAAGAAAAAGATGTACAAAAAATGGCAAATAAAATAATGGAAAAAAATCATGATGTTGAAATAGAAATACATCAAGGTGGACAACAACACTATCCATTATTGATTTCACTTGAATAA
- a CDS encoding glycine--tRNA ligase subunit alpha, producing the protein MKIQELIMNLNKFWSEKGCVIDQPYDMEMGAGTYHSSTFFRVLGEEPWKVAFVQPCRRPTDGRYGENPNRMQRFYQYQVIIKPSPENIQEIYLESLESLGINPKEHDIRFVEDNWESPTLGAWGVGWEVWMDGMEITQFTYFQQMGGVSLKPIPVEITYGIERIAMYLQNIENVYESNWNEDTKYGKLYKENERQFSTYNFEVANTEMLYKLYEMYREEFNRLIEKNLYFPAYEYLIKTAHTFNLLDARNAISVNERQKYILDIREMSKKCASSYIGGDEK; encoded by the coding sequence TTGAAAATACAAGAACTAATAATGAATTTAAATAAATTTTGGTCTGAAAAAGGTTGTGTGATAGATCAACCATATGATATGGAAATGGGAGCTGGTACATACCATTCTTCTACTTTCTTTAGAGTACTTGGTGAAGAACCATGGAAAGTTGCTTTTGTACAACCATGTAGAAGACCAACAGATGGAAGATATGGAGAAAATCCAAATAGAATGCAAAGATTTTATCAATATCAAGTAATTATAAAACCATCACCAGAAAATATACAAGAAATATATTTAGAATCACTTGAATCATTAGGAATTAATCCTAAGGAACATGATATAAGGTTTGTAGAAGATAACTGGGAATCACCTACACTTGGAGCTTGGGGTGTAGGATGGGAAGTATGGATGGACGGTATGGAAATAACTCAATTTACATACTTTCAACAAATGGGAGGAGTTTCATTAAAACCTATTCCAGTTGAAATAACTTATGGTATTGAAAGAATAGCAATGTACTTACAAAATATAGAAAATGTATATGAATCAAATTGGAATGAAGATACGAAGTATGGAAAGTTATATAAAGAAAATGAAAGACAATTTTCAACATATAACTTTGAAGTTGCAAACACAGAAATGTTGTACAAACTATATGAAATGTATAGAGAAGAATTTAATAGATTAATAGAAAAAAATCTATACTTTCCAGCATATGAATATTTAATAAAAACAGCACATACATTTAATCTTTTAGATGCAAGAAATGCAATAAGTGTAAATGAAAGACAAAAATATATATTAGATATAAGAGAAATGTCTAAAAAATGTGCTTCTTCGTATATTGGAGGAGATGAAAAATGA